The stretch of DNA ACAAGATCATGCTATGAGGCAAAACAGGCAGCGACGTGCTACTGTGGCTCTTTTCCTCAAAATGAAGGGCTACTCCGCTGACCGCCGGGACCCCACGCAGCGCCCATCACCCGAACCCTTTCACGTTTCCACCTCTTCCCCTCGCGCGCCCAATTTTAGCTCATTTTAGCCAGCCAACCGACCCACACCTCACACTCGCACGGCTACACTAGCTGGGACACTCCCAAAAACCCTCGTCCTCTCCCTTGCCGTTTCCACCGCCGCGACGAGATGCCGACCACGCCGTCGCCCGGCGACCTCCCCGGCCGCAGGCCCCGCCGCCTGATCATCGACGAagtcgacgacgacgacggccaCCACGCGCCGGAGGTCGCCGCGGCCGGGAGCCAGCGCGTCGAGGCGGAAAGCGCCCAGGATTTGGTGCCAAACCCGCTCGCGCCCTCGTCCTCTTCGCAGCCGGTGGCTGCACCGGCCACCGGCGCCAAGCCCGCCGAGATCATCGAgatcgacgacgacgacgacgacgaccgCGTGCCGGAGGTCGCCACGGTCGGGAGCCAGCGCGTCGAGGCGGAAAGCGCCGAGGATTTGTTGCGAAACCCGCTCGCGCCCTCGTCCTCTTCGCAGCGGGCGGATGCACTGGGCACCGGCGGCCATCCCGCCGAGATCATCGAGATCTCCGACGACGACGGAGAAGAAAAAGATGTCGGCGAGACCGGGGGACCTGTCAAGAAGGAGCCTGTCGATGACATCGACTGGCCCTCTCTCCTCTTGTcaagcgaggaggaggaggaggcccgaAGGTCTGACGAGAGTACGAGCAGCGGCGGCCCCGATGGAACGAGCAACGGAATTGAGACGAGTCGGCGAGAGGGTGCCTCTGACGATGgcgaggaggagggggaggaggaggtggggaTGCCGGATCCAGAGGATAAGGACGGTGCAGAGGACGCGCATGAGGAAGAAGataaagaggaggaagaggaagatgaatgggagcaggaagaagaggaagaatcGGAGGAATCGGAAGAAGATTCCGAGGAACCTGAGGCAGAGGAAGAACCGGGCCGTCGCGTGCTTAGCGATGCCAGGCTCGCCGGTCGGTACACGGGGCCGCGGCCGGGCGGCGAGATCTTCCTCAAGCGCAAGTTTGAAGGGTGGTACATCACCAAGATGGCGGACACCGCCTCTCCCGGCGGCACCGTCGCGTCGCGGCTGCGGTCAAAGCGGAGATGCCCCGACGCGAAGCTGCTCCGGCAAGCCACCCGCAGAAAGCCGTACTGCGTCGACACGCCCTCGCAGTCCAGCTCGGAGGCAGAGGAGGACGACAAAGACAAACCACCGCCTCATCCAGCGCGATCGTCCAGTGACGAGGGCGGGCGCGGACATGGCAGGACGGGGATAAGGCGCCCACGGCGCCGAGGACAAAACGCCGATGATGACTCTGACGAAGACGGCAGATCGGCGACGAGGCGGCGCCGAGGACAAAACGCTGCCCACAgcgatgaagactttgaggaaccCGGCGGAATGGCCGCCGCGAGGAGAAGGGAGAAGCAGCGCATGGAAGAAGATGATGCTGCTGCTGACGGCGGCGATGAGGCTGATGAGCAGGGAGCTTCCCGGAGGGCAAAGAAAGAAGGAGCGGCGTCCTGCCGGCAGGCGGCCGGCCGCAAGGGCAAGGACTTCCCCGCAGAGGGATGGGAGCAGCAGGGCGATGTCACCTTCAAGAAGAGCTCCCTGGTTCCTCCGAGGCGGCAGGACGGGCGAGACCAAGAGACTTACGACGATCTGCTCTACTCCATTTTCGAGGGAATCGAGACCACTCTTCAGAACGCCTCTGCTCCTCTGGACGCCTCTGTTCCTGCACCAGAGCAGGGAGGCGATCCGTTTCCTCTGGTGTTCTCCTTCGGGGTTGTAGATgaggtggtgccggagaagactgCTCTGGACGACCTGTGGGCACAACGTGACTTGGCCTTGGACTTGGAGGCCGAATCCAACAAGGTTTCTTCTCACACTTGCCACAAGGTAACTAACTAAATAATCTGTTCCTCCTGTGAATTAATTGTCCAATTGTGCTACTGCAATTTTTGGTTTGGACCAGTTACGTTTAATTTTTCTAGCAATTTGTGGCCTTGTTTTAGGTTCCTACAAATGTGAAGAAGATGAAAATTTCTTTTCCCTGGATACTGTATAGAACAACACTTTTGTTTCAGTTTTACAAACAAGCTAGTGATCCCTTTGTCTTTTCATTCAGGACGCAGAGAGCGATGAGCATGAAATTCCTGCACATGGAGGGACTTTTTGCAAGCGAGGGAAGCATGATCTCTTTCATGATGATCAAATCGGCATTCGATGCCGAAAATGCGATTACATCGAAATCGAAATTAGACACGTATTTCCATCCATGGTAAGCACAATTTGGCTTCAGCATGTGTATGTCAGTACGTGTTTCCATTGACTTTTCTAGAAATAGAGAGCATCAATAGGCACCTTGTTTCTCTTTTCCCTGACCTCTTCGATTCAACAGGCCAAGGAATCGACGGATAGGGAGCCAGCAGCGGAGCATGATAGGCTTGACATGTTCGTTGATGACATCCTGAAATCAGTTGGTTATGAAGGGGCAAGCAACGTGGCACTGGGAAGTGACAAAACTGGCGTCGTCTGGGATCTCATTCCTGGGGTACGGGAAGACATGTTCCCACACCAGCGGGAAGGGTTCGAGTTCATGTGGAGAAAACTCGCAGGAGGGATCGACATTGAGCAGCTGAGGCACACCATGAACACTGACACCACAAGTGGCTGTGTGATCTCTCATGCCCCGGGGACCGGCAAGACCAGGCTAGCAATCACATTCGTGCAGTCTTACCTGGAGCTCTTCCCGCACTGCAGGCCAGTTATCATTGCCCCCAGGGGTATGCTGGCTACATTGGAGCAGGAGTTCAGTAAATGGAATGTCAAGCTCCCATTCCATGTCCTCAGTTCCAGTGAGATCCAGTGGGATCAAGACAAGACCATCCAGAAACTGGTCTCCAAGGATCATGGTCTGGGCCAGAAGCTGGCCATGAAGAAACTGAGCCAGAAATCCAAGATGATGCTGAAGCTTGCATCATGGTATGAAGGGAGCAGCATCATCGGTCTAAGCTATTCGCTCTACAGGAATCTTGCCAAGGGCGAAGGCAAGGATGGAGAAATGCAGAGGAACCTGCTTCTTGAGAAGCCCGGCTTGCTGGTCCTCGACGAGGGGCACACACCAAGGAACAAGAAGAGCCTCATTTGGAAAGTTCTCGCAGAGGTCAGCACCGAAAAGCGGATAATCCTGTcagggactccattccagaacaacttccTAGAGCTGTACAACATCTTGTGCCTGGTTAAGCCCAAGTTTGCCAAAGATTTTGCTTGTACAAGACTCAGCAAGAAAGGAGTTGCTTCCACCAGCCAATCAAGAGCAGCGCCTTATGTGGAGGAGGATGAAGGCAAAGAATTCTGGAGTTCATTAAGGATAAGTAACATCACGGATGAACACCTCACTGAAATCCGGGAAAAGCTGGGCCCTTTTGTGCACATCCATAATGGTGACATTCTTCAGAAGTCTCTTCCAGGATTGAGAGAATCTGTTGTGATCCTGAACCCTCTTCCTCGTCAGAAGGAAATCATCGCAATGATGGAGGAAAGTGCAGGGAAGGGTTTTCTTGACGCAGAATACAAGATATCTCTTGCGTCCATACACCCATTCCTCGTCACAAGCACAAAGCTGTCAGACACAGAAGCCTCTGTTGTGGACAAGATGAAGAGCGTGCGGCTGAACCCATGCGAAGGAGTGAAGACATGGTTCGTTTTCGAGATCATCCGTCTTTGCGAAGCACTGAAAGAAAGAGTGCTGGTGTTCAGTCAGTACCTTGAGCCACTGGCCCTGATCATGGACCAGCTTACCACAGAGCTAGACTGGACAGAAGGCAAGGAGATCCTACTCATGAGTGGAAATGTGCGTGTTAAACAGCGCGAAGCCTTGATGGAAGCCTTCAACGACATGAACAGTGAGGCTAAGGTGATGCTTGCATCAACCAAGGCCTGCTGTGAAGGAATAACACTGGTCGGTGCATCGTGTGTGGTTCTCCTTGATGTCGTCTGGAATCCTTCTGTTGGACGGCAGGCGATTGGCCGAGCCTATAGAATCGGCCAGGAGAAGATTGTGTACACATACAACCTGATTGCAGAAGGAACAAAGGAGAAGGTCAAATATGACAGACAAGCTACCAAGGATCACACGTCCAAATTACTGTTTTCAAATGAACCGCAACCTACTGGGAGCAATCTGTCACCAGAACTGATATCCAATGATAGGATTTTGGAAAAAATGGCTGCACGTGAAGAACTCAAAGACATGTTTGTGCAGATTCTCCCTTCCCATTGACTGCAGAAATTACAGCTCAATCTTGTAAGTGGAAGCTTCTGAGATTAGAATGTGCTAATTGACATTTTATGCAACGGTGCTAACCTATTTTTTTATGTTGTGGGTGGACAGGGAGGTCTGATGATTCTACATTCCATCGATATCGGAATCTTCAGAGTCTCCAAATAATAACTGGCATCTTGCTGCCCCTGTGGAATAGCTGCTCCTAGAACTCTTGTGGTGGTGTATTGTAGGGTACCAGTGGGTTTTCGTCCCTAGTTTGTCTCTTAATTGACGAGGAACAGCGGGTTTCCCATTAGTGTGTCGAACTCGTTTCTTTCCCTTTCTCTCCTTTCTTGCTTTCTGTAAGACTTGGTATTTCCGATATTATTTGCCTGGTAGTGAACTATATAAGtttatctataccaatataaaaagatcCAAAGAGGCAGATCCAACTGACGTTAGTTTGTATTAGTCCCTTAGTTTGTATTAGTTATTGTCCCACATTGCTTGCATAAGATTTAGTAGATTGACTCAATCTTAAGACTACAATTATTTCTATCACTGTACATTTTCAGGTTGTTTTCTGTTTGCTCTGGTTTACTCTGCCGGCTAGCTACCTGGtctatatactccctccatcccaaaataagtgactcaattTGTACTAGttttagtacaaagttagtacaaacttgagtcacttattttgggacgaagggagtacttCTTATTCCAGCTTTAAATCAGGACAATTGACAAGCTGCACTGCTGCCTTTTGATCAAAAATGAGGAAGAAGTAACAACTTTGTAATTTGGCGTGTAGAAAGGCACCGGACTGTGCCAGAGTTAGGGCAGCAAAAAGTAATAAGTATCTTGAATGAAGATTTCTACCTATATTTGTTTTGTTACTATATACTCCAGTTCCAACAGTTGCCGTTCTGCATCGTCAAACATTCTAAAAACTGAACATGTCCTCTGGCAGGATAATGCTATCAACAGATTAGCCTTGAAAACTTTCATATCAATATATTTTTATAAACGAGTATGTCAATACTTCAGTGAAGAAGATAAAGGTGAATACCTGCATGGTGAATAGTGACAGATAGCTGGGCAGATGAGCCGTGAGTCCATCTCATACGACGCATAACGCATTGGTGTCGTCTGATTAATTTGGTTGGACAGGACCATCTTGAATCTGTTGCAATTTTTCTCCAGCACCATCTGATCTAGGATTCTCCATGCACTCCTCCCCTCAGAGAAATATTTAATCTTACTCAACTGACCAGTGTGAAACATATAGGTAGCCTCAAAAAATTCTGGATTATTTGTGTTTGTGAATGCGACGCACAAAAGAATTGGATTTGAGTTTTCATATGTTAAAACCTATGAATCATCAATCAACATATAGGCAATGAGACCAGAAACAGGAAACTCCTGAAAAACTACCGACTTCCATAACTTCCATCAAAGTATGGCTCCAAATTAAAATAATTTGGTAAGCATGTGAAATCATGAATGGAATTGCCCCACCATAAACTGAATTTTATTCATTCTTGTGGCTGACAGCTTACAATTGTTCCACATTGAAAAGAAATCAACACATGGCAGAGATACTAGTGTGATTTATACCTGCACAAAGCATCAGAATGTGACCTAAACAAATGAAAACATTGCATACACACCAATGTGAAGAAAAAGTACAGTGAGAAGGTGTTACAGGTATGAGAACATGTACTCGGCCATGGCCAAGAAGCAGCATCCAGCAAAGCGTACTTGGCAAGCCCGTCGGCGAACACAGCGGCGTGTGGCTCCTCCACACAGCGGAGCATGAGCCGGATCCCGCGCTTGGGCGCCGGGGGCTTGAGGTAGATCACCGACGCAACGATGTTGACGTCGTCGTTGAGCGTGAACACATATCCAGGCTCGCCGAAGCCGTAGTCCACCTCGTTGAAGCCAACGCGGCTCCAGTCCGACACCGTCACGGTGCCGTAATCCAGCGGCACGTTGTAGTGGTCATCCTTGGCGCCGCCGTGCATCCAGTCCGTGAACCTCACCTTAAGCGCCTCCTTGGCCTCTCGCATTACGCCGACCACTTCGGGCAGTGGCGCCTCCCGGATGGTCTTGCTGCTCCGGGTGATCCCGACCGGGTACACGCAGTTGCCATAGTAGCCATCCACTGACGGCAGCACGCCCTGAAGGAGGTGCCGCGTGCTGGCGGCGAAGCCAAGGCGGACTTCAGCGGCGTCGGCGAGCTCCACCGCCAGCGCACGGCACGTGAAGACCACGGCCGTCACCGCGTCGAAGGTGGACCAGGTCTCCCCCGTGGCGGCCTTGAACTCGTCCTTGATTCGCAGGATGCTCTCCGGCGAGATCTCGACCACCTGTGTCACGAAGCTGAACGCCGTGAATGACGGCGGCGGACCGCGCGGCAGCTTGGGTGGGTCCGGGATCGTTTCGCGTCCCACACGGGAGCCACTGATGGCGCCGGGAACCCCCGGGCCAGCTCGCCTGCCGCTTGCAGGAACTGCGCGGCGCCCTGCCCGTCGAACACCAGGTGGATAAGCTCCGCCTTGGGGATGAGCAGCGGGCGCTCGAGGCCGTTGACGTCGGCGAGCGAGCAGCTCGCCGTGGCCTCCACGAACCAGACGCCCTCGCCGGTACAGTCCACCACGAGGTCGCCCGGGGAGGGCTCCGCGATGCGACCGGCTACCGGATAGTAGGGCACCAGCGCCCTCGCGAACCCTTGGCGCATCGTGGCCACCTGGTCGTCGCCGCCCCGGTCGGATGCCGGGGGGAAGACCCGGATGAAGTCGACCGAGACGCGGACGGCGGCGGTCTTGTCGATAGAGGAGAGCGGGAGCACGCCGCCCGGGGTGGGCCCCGCCGGAGGGACGAGCTCCGGCGGCGACTTGG from Triticum urartu cultivar G1812 chromosome 3, Tu2.1, whole genome shotgun sequence encodes:
- the LOC125544268 gene encoding SNF2 domain-containing protein CLASSY 4-like; translation: MPTTPSPGDLPGRRPRRLIIDEVDDDDGHHAPEVAAAGSQRVEAESAQDLVPNPLAPSSSSQPVAAPATGAKPAEIIEIDDDDDDDRVPEVATVGSQRVEAESAEDLLRNPLAPSSSSQRADALGTGGHPAEIIEISDDDGEEKDVGETGGPVKKEPVDDIDWPSLLLSSEEEEEARRSDESTSSGGPDGTSNGIETSRREGASDDGEEEGEEEVGMPDPEDKDGAEDAHEEEDKEEEEEDEWEQEEEEESEESEEDSEEPEAEEEPGRRVLSDARLAGRYTGPRPGGEIFLKRKFEGWYITKMADTASPGGTVASRLRSKRRCPDAKLLRQATRRKPYCVDTPSQSSSEAEEDDKDKPPPHPARSSSDEGGRGHGRTGIRRPRRRGQNADDDSDEDGRSATRRRRGQNAAHSDEDFEEPGGMAAARRREKQRMEEDDAAADGGDEADEQGASRRAKKEGAASCRQAAGRKGKDFPAEGWEQQGDVTFKKSSLVPPRRQDGRDQETYDDLLYSIFEGIETTLQNASAPLDASVPAPEQGGDPFPLVFSFGVVDEVVPEKTALDDLWAQRDLALDLEAESNKVSSHTCHKDAESDEHEIPAHGGTFCKRGKHDLFHDDQIGIRCRKCDYIEIEIRHVFPSMAKESTDREPAAEHDRLDMFVDDILKSVGYEGASNVALGSDKTGVVWDLIPGVREDMFPHQREGFEFMWRKLAGGIDIEQLRHTMNTDTTSGCVISHAPGTGKTRLAITFVQSYLELFPHCRPVIIAPRGMLATLEQEFSKWNVKLPFHVLSSSEIQWDQDKTIQKLVSKDHGLGQKLAMKKLSQKSKMMLKLASWYEGSSIIGLSYSLYRNLAKGEGKDGEMQRNLLLEKPGLLVLDEGHTPRNKKSLIWKVLAEVSTEKRIILSGTPFQNNFLELYNILCLVKPKFAKDFACTRLSKKGVASTSQSRAAPYVEEDEGKEFWSSLRISNITDEHLTEIREKLGPFVHIHNGDILQKSLPGLRESVVILNPLPRQKEIIAMMEESAGKGFLDAEYKISLASIHPFLVTSTKLSDTEASVVDKMKSVRLNPCEGVKTWFVFEIIRLCEALKERVLVFSQYLEPLALIMDQLTTELDWTEGKEILLMSGNVRVKQREALMEAFNDMNSEAKVMLASTKACCEGITLVGASCVVLLDVVWNPSVGRQAIGRAYRIGQEKIVYTYNLIAEGTKEKVKYDRQATKDHTSKLLFSNEPQPTGSNLSPELISNDRILEKMAAREELKDMFVQILPSH